From Clostridia bacterium, one genomic window encodes:
- a CDS encoding nucleotidyltransferase domain-containing protein: protein MAKRIVEKFNPQKIILFGSLAREDAGADSDIDLLIVIRCRREQKRKLQVAIRRELRDFKVPKDIIVACPEDVRKYNEAWWTVYHPALHEGRVLYEQ from the coding sequence ATGGCCAAACGGATCGTAGAAAAGTTTAACCCCCAGAAGATAATTCTTTTCGGCTCATTGGCAAGAGAAGATGCTGGAGCAGATAGTGATATAGACCTTTTAATTGTTATCCGCTGTAGGCGGGAGCAGAAGCGCAAGCTACAGGTAGCCATTAGAAGAGAGCTGCGGGATTTCAAGGTTCCAAAAGACATTATAGTTGCTTGCCCGGAAGACGTTAGAAAGTACAACGAGGCCTGGTGGACAGTATACCACCCCGCCCTCCACGAGGGGAGGGTGCTTTATGAGCAGTGA
- a CDS encoding HEPN domain-containing protein, which translates to MSSEVRKQEAAKWLDKARRDLRVAKMAFNDRDPETDLACYLSQQCAEKSLKALLIQHGIRFAYKHDLAYLVDLLPPNEQQLLAKFDLDWLTDWATEGRYPGDAPPATNEEAKKAIEMAEAIYNTSRRCLLHSE; encoded by the coding sequence ATGAGCAGTGAAGTAAGAAAGCAGGAAGCCGCAAAGTGGCTAGATAAGGCCAGAAGAGACCTGCGCGTAGCCAAAATGGCATTTAACGACAGGGATCCTGAGACTGACCTAGCGTGTTACCTCTCACAGCAATGCGCCGAGAAAAGCCTGAAAGCCCTTCTGATTCAGCACGGAATTAGGTTTGCCTATAAACATGACCTGGCTTATCTTGTTGATCTCTTGCCGCCTAATGAGCAACAACTGCTTGCTAAATTTGACCTAGATTGGCTTACCGATTGGGCTACCGAGGGACGTTACCCTGGGGATGCACCGCCGGCTACCAATGAAGAAGCTAAGAAGGCCATAGAAATGGCGGAGGCCATCTACAACACCTCAAGAAGATGCCTTCTCCATTCCGAGTGA
- a CDS encoding nucleotidyltransferase domain-containing protein, whose amino-acid sequence MKEQIPDRISRAIQEFCYLLRKRLGPKVIETRLFGSVARGTFTPQSDIDILVIVQDNDKAYREVIIDLAVDINLQYDVVISPIIMSVESFSRPLFQETYFYKSIQEEGISL is encoded by the coding sequence ATGAAGGAACAAATACCTGATCGGATAAGCAGGGCTATCCAAGAGTTCTGCTATCTATTGAGAAAACGTTTGGGCCCAAAAGTTATAGAAACTCGCTTGTTCGGCTCAGTGGCTCGTGGTACTTTTACTCCCCAGTCGGATATCGATATTCTGGTAATTGTCCAGGACAACGATAAGGCTTACAGAGAAGTGATAATAGATCTAGCCGTAGATATTAATTTGCAATACGATGTTGTGATATCGCCGATCATTATGTCCGTAGAAAGCTTTTCCAGGCCTTTATTTCAAGAAACCTATTTCTATAAATCCATCCAAGAAGAAGGAATATCGCTATGA
- a CDS encoding enoyl-CoA hydratase/isomerase family protein, with amino-acid sequence MAFQDLRIELKNQVATVVISRPKKLNALTLNTKAEIAQVMTGLSADRDVRAVILTGEGEQSFSVGTDVNEMKDLSPGEAKQFIERERTAYTSIRDCRKPVIAAINGYALGGGCCLAMACDFRIASEHAVLGLTELEMGVPVPVEGALLIGLVGVSKAKEMIFTASRISAQEANKIGLVNRVVPLPELLPECYRLAERILRLDPRAIALQKEIFNKWMELPLEASIQYSVNAFALAFASCAPKRAIASFLERPRHKS; translated from the coding sequence GTGGCATTTCAAGATCTGCGGATAGAGCTTAAGAACCAGGTTGCCACTGTGGTTATCTCTAGGCCAAAGAAGCTTAATGCGCTGACCCTAAATACGAAGGCGGAAATTGCTCAAGTTATGACTGGTCTATCGGCCGACCGTGATGTCCGAGCAGTAATTCTCACCGGTGAAGGCGAGCAATCCTTTTCGGTGGGCACTGATGTGAATGAAATGAAAGATTTGTCACCGGGGGAAGCCAAGCAATTCATTGAACGAGAGCGGACGGCTTATACCTCGATTCGCGATTGCCGAAAACCGGTCATCGCCGCCATCAACGGATATGCACTTGGCGGTGGCTGCTGTTTGGCTATGGCTTGCGACTTCAGGATAGCTTCTGAGCATGCCGTCCTCGGCTTAACTGAGCTGGAAATGGGCGTTCCCGTGCCGGTCGAAGGAGCGTTGCTAATTGGTTTGGTGGGGGTAAGTAAAGCCAAGGAGATGATCTTTACCGCTTCCCGGATTTCGGCTCAGGAGGCCAATAAGATAGGGCTAGTTAACCGGGTTGTGCCTTTACCTGAACTCTTGCCCGAATGTTATCGGCTGGCAGAGAGGATATTGAGACTCGACCCTAGGGCTATTGCTCTCCAAAAGGAGATCTTCAACAAATGGATGGAGTTGCCGCTGGAGGCGAGCATACAGTATTCGGTCAATGCTTTTGCCCTAGCCTTTGCTTCTTGCGCCCCAAAGCGCGCCATAGCTTCGTTTCTAGAGCGGCCCCGCCATAAATCCTAA
- a CDS encoding acyl CoA:acetate/3-ketoacid CoA transferase has product MVRFLSPDQAVELIPDNATVLVCGNGSVLNPDTVLAALEKRFLETGHPQSLTEVHPVVMGFHPGTGIDRFAHEGMTKRVIGSGYGVWKLRNMNEMIRQCKVEAYNLPMGVLFQLMRAIAAGQPGLITPVGLHTYVDPRVEGCGWNEISKDDSLVKVINLEGQEFLFYRGYPIDVAIIMGTTADEDGNISVEDEPSTLGILPFAMAAKNSGGVVIAQVKRKAARGSLHPRLVAVPGVLVDAVVIDPDQPQSVERFEAGLTGQLRVPLDQIPRMDEGVEKAILKRAAKELQPGDLVNLGFGLPAYMPWVAVELGLHDQVKFTTEHGTIGGIPAGWTLFGTAYNADMLLDSSSLFDLYAGGGLDVTCLGMAEVDALGNVNVSAFGERKPGCGGFIDITFKAKKIIFCGTMTAKGLREEIRDGQLVIVQEGTVKKFVPQVQQITLNGREAVRKNQQVLYVTDRCVFRLTPNGLQLVEVAPGIRVDEHIRPVVQFEFSVADQLGVMDVF; this is encoded by the coding sequence TTGGTACGATTTCTAAGTCCTGACCAGGCGGTAGAGTTAATCCCTGATAACGCTACTGTACTGGTGTGCGGGAACGGCTCGGTGTTAAACCCGGACACGGTCTTAGCTGCTTTGGAGAAGCGGTTTCTTGAAACTGGCCATCCTCAGAGCCTTACTGAGGTTCACCCGGTGGTTATGGGCTTTCACCCGGGGACTGGCATCGACCGCTTTGCTCATGAGGGCATGACCAAGAGAGTAATAGGCAGCGGGTACGGGGTTTGGAAGTTGAGAAACATGAATGAAATGATCCGGCAGTGTAAGGTTGAAGCCTACAACCTTCCCATGGGAGTATTGTTTCAGTTGATGCGGGCCATTGCTGCCGGGCAACCGGGCCTGATAACCCCAGTAGGCCTTCATACCTATGTAGACCCACGGGTAGAAGGCTGCGGGTGGAACGAGATCTCAAAGGACGATAGCTTGGTTAAGGTTATCAATCTGGAAGGGCAAGAGTTCCTCTTTTATAGAGGTTATCCCATAGATGTGGCCATCATTATGGGCACCACCGCTGACGAGGACGGCAACATATCGGTGGAAGACGAACCGTCCACTCTAGGCATACTGCCGTTTGCTATGGCTGCTAAGAACAGCGGGGGCGTGGTTATTGCCCAAGTCAAGCGCAAAGCCGCTAGGGGTTCGCTCCACCCGCGGCTGGTGGCGGTACCGGGTGTCCTGGTGGACGCGGTAGTAATTGATCCCGACCAGCCCCAATCAGTTGAGCGGTTTGAAGCGGGCTTGACCGGGCAGCTTCGGGTTCCCCTGGATCAAATTCCTCGTATGGATGAAGGGGTTGAAAAAGCGATTCTCAAACGGGCAGCGAAAGAGTTACAGCCCGGGGATCTGGTCAATCTTGGGTTTGGGTTGCCGGCTTATATGCCTTGGGTGGCGGTAGAACTCGGCCTGCACGACCAGGTTAAGTTTACCACTGAGCATGGTACCATTGGTGGGATTCCGGCCGGCTGGACCTTGTTTGGGACCGCTTATAATGCGGACATGCTCCTTGATTCTTCTTCATTATTTGATCTTTACGCCGGGGGTGGACTGGATGTTACCTGCCTCGGTATGGCCGAGGTAGATGCCCTAGGTAACGTCAATGTGAGTGCTTTTGGCGAAAGAAAGCCTGGCTGTGGCGGCTTCATTGATATTACCTTTAAGGCCAAAAAAATCATCTTTTGCGGCACCATGACCGCCAAAGGGCTGAGGGAAGAGATAAGGGATGGGCAACTGGTCATAGTTCAAGAAGGGACGGTGAAGAAGTTCGTTCCCCAGGTACAGCAGATCACTCTCAATGGCCGGGAGGCAGTCCGGAAAAACCAACAGGTGCTGTACGTCACTGATCGATGCGTGTTTAGGTTAACTCCTAATGGCTTGCAGCTAGTTGAAGTGGCTCCCGGGATTAGGGTGGATGAACACATCCGGCCGGTGGTCCAGTTCGAGTTTTCAGTTGCCGATCAGCTTGGGGTGATGGATGTATTCTAG
- a CDS encoding IclR family transcriptional regulator, with translation MPERPNQIVTLERALSILLAFSQERPVLSAQEIGSLTGIKRSTLYRFLDVLEQYQMLARERAGYKLGLKLLELGNIVAKNMQLRPIARPYMIELVNQTGLTANLAVYDRGEILYVENIVPKDVRVVSMYGGRGPAHCTTTGKVLLSGQSEEELERLIARGLTRYTDYTITDGAKLKCELEKIRHQGYAIDDQELEIGLRGVAAPIKNSKGEVIASLSLSGPTTRLNDETIPQLIELVVTACEAISKELGYQDRGSDS, from the coding sequence GTGCCGGAGAGACCGAACCAGATAGTTACTCTAGAACGGGCGCTTAGCATCCTCCTTGCCTTTAGCCAGGAAAGGCCGGTGTTATCAGCGCAAGAAATCGGTTCACTTACGGGTATTAAAAGAAGCACTTTGTACCGGTTTCTTGATGTCCTCGAGCAATATCAGATGCTGGCCAGGGAAAGGGCTGGCTATAAACTTGGCCTTAAGCTCCTGGAGCTGGGCAACATCGTAGCCAAGAATATGCAGCTTAGGCCCATTGCTAGGCCCTACATGATCGAATTGGTCAATCAGACCGGGCTGACCGCCAATCTAGCGGTTTACGATCGGGGCGAAATCCTTTATGTGGAGAACATAGTGCCCAAGGATGTCAGGGTTGTCTCCATGTATGGGGGTCGAGGCCCGGCACACTGCACTACCACCGGAAAAGTCCTGCTTTCGGGACAGTCCGAGGAAGAATTGGAACGACTTATTGCCAGAGGCCTAACAAGATATACCGATTACACCATTACCGATGGAGCCAAGCTCAAGTGTGAATTAGAAAAGATCCGGCACCAGGGGTACGCTATCGATGATCAGGAGCTGGAAATAGGGCTTCGGGGAGTAGCCGCTCCCATCAAAAACTCCAAGGGGGAAGTGATAGCGTCGCTAAGCCTTTCTGGGCCGACCACCCGGCTTAATGATGAGACCATTCCTCAACTGATTGAGCTGGTGGTAACGGCTTGCGAGGCTATTTCCAAGGAGTTGGGATATCAGGACCGTGGGAGTGACAGCTGA
- a CDS encoding MaoC family dehydratase encodes MSWKERIQVGGRFSVTKTISESDVYLYAGITGDFHPNHVNEQYASTKMFKHRVVHGALLIGFMSAATTQLRDVLEPPGYMAQEYQAKFVAPVYFGDTVTVTLTVAEILAERRKVIMKAEITNQDGTTVAQGSATVKVLRGEEE; translated from the coding sequence ATGAGCTGGAAAGAGCGAATTCAAGTTGGAGGTCGCTTTTCGGTAACCAAGACCATTTCCGAAAGCGATGTGTACTTGTATGCCGGCATAACCGGCGATTTTCATCCCAACCACGTCAACGAGCAGTATGCTTCCACCAAGATGTTTAAGCATCGGGTGGTGCACGGCGCCCTTTTGATAGGGTTCATGTCGGCGGCCACTACCCAGCTTAGGGATGTGCTTGAGCCGCCCGGCTATATGGCCCAGGAGTATCAGGCCAAGTTTGTGGCCCCGGTCTACTTCGGGGACACCGTCACTGTCACCTTGACCGTGGCCGAGATTTTGGCCGAGCGCCGCAAGGTCATTATGAAGGCAGAGATAACCAACCAGGATGGGACCACGGTAGCCCAAGGCTCGGCCACCGTAAAAGTCCTGCGGGGTGAAGAAGAATGA
- a CDS encoding FAD-binding protein, producing the protein MSKGQSDVMALNADVLIIGFGSAGLRAALEAARAGAEVLVVGKDRLNEGGATGYGASEVAGFNVGDGATDPLDNPGEHYRDIMGAAQGMADPVLARMLAEEAPLAYEDLKGFGVPFREEQGRPVAISGCFATRPRMHIIPGHGKPILSALRRELSRYPVKFLEEHLVLDLAVKEKRCMGALAMGKDGQPLLITAGAVVLAAGGAGHLFSPSLYPESITADGYALAYRAGATLVNMEFMQAGLGILIPGYPPSLLNAWLWKLKPRLIDEEGDEVLYRYLPDPDLMEQCYRDKGHFPFSVADASRYLEIAVKKESIKGKVYLDFTGASPEGLSDPNLKSVFQATREWYAARGVDLLKSPVEVTCVGHAVNGGAKIGPEGDTDLPGLYAAGEVAGGPHGADRLGGNMLLACQVFGRRAGKAAARYALEGHRPSLGEPRWVRGFLANRWAGVDQTTFSSIRRRLQEAMYRDYLIVKDASSLARLKNTIDALRLEVSDKSSLGASPESVWKTQELKNLLDVAGIMASAAGLRTESRGGHYREDFPKKDPGWERVITCTYRAGREPVLGTKSFS; encoded by the coding sequence GTGTCCAAGGGTCAGAGCGATGTTATGGCTCTAAATGCTGACGTCCTCATCATCGGCTTCGGCTCCGCCGGCCTCCGGGCGGCCCTGGAGGCGGCCCGGGCCGGGGCAGAGGTCCTGGTGGTAGGAAAAGACCGCCTTAATGAGGGCGGGGCCACCGGCTACGGGGCCTCGGAGGTGGCCGGGTTCAACGTGGGCGACGGGGCTACCGATCCCCTGGACAACCCCGGGGAGCACTACCGGGACATCATGGGGGCCGCCCAGGGGATGGCCGACCCGGTCCTGGCCCGGATGCTGGCCGAGGAGGCTCCCCTGGCCTATGAAGACTTAAAGGGCTTTGGCGTGCCCTTTAGGGAGGAGCAAGGAAGGCCGGTGGCCATCTCCGGCTGCTTTGCCACCCGGCCGAGGATGCACATCATCCCCGGCCACGGAAAGCCCATCCTCTCCGCCCTCCGCCGGGAGCTTTCCCGCTATCCGGTCAAGTTTCTGGAGGAGCACCTGGTGCTGGACCTGGCGGTGAAGGAGAAGAGGTGCATGGGGGCCCTGGCCATGGGAAAGGACGGCCAGCCCCTTCTCATCACCGCCGGGGCGGTGGTGCTGGCCGCCGGGGGAGCGGGGCATCTCTTCTCTCCCAGCCTCTACCCGGAAAGCATCACCGCCGACGGGTACGCCCTGGCCTACCGGGCCGGGGCCACCCTGGTGAACATGGAGTTCATGCAGGCCGGGCTGGGGATCCTCATCCCCGGGTATCCTCCCTCCCTCCTCAACGCCTGGCTGTGGAAGCTGAAACCCAGGCTGATTGATGAGGAAGGTGATGAGGTCCTCTACCGGTATCTCCCCGATCCTGACCTTATGGAGCAGTGCTACCGGGACAAGGGGCACTTCCCCTTCTCGGTGGCCGATGCCTCCCGCTACCTTGAAATAGCGGTCAAGAAGGAAAGCATAAAAGGAAAGGTTTACCTTGACTTCACCGGGGCATCCCCCGAAGGCTTGAGCGACCCCAACCTCAAATCGGTCTTTCAGGCTACCCGGGAATGGTACGCTGCCCGCGGCGTCGATCTCTTAAAAAGTCCGGTAGAAGTAACCTGCGTCGGCCATGCCGTAAACGGCGGGGCGAAGATCGGCCCCGAGGGCGATACCGACCTGCCCGGCCTTTATGCCGCCGGGGAGGTGGCCGGCGGCCCCCACGGGGCCGACCGCCTGGGAGGGAACATGCTCCTTGCCTGCCAGGTGTTCGGCCGCCGGGCCGGAAAAGCGGCGGCCCGGTACGCCCTGGAAGGCCATCGTCCCAGCCTGGGCGAGCCCCGTTGGGTACGCGGCTTTCTTGCCAACCGCTGGGCGGGGGTGGACCAGACCACCTTCTCCTCAATACGCAGAAGGCTCCAGGAGGCCATGTACCGGGACTACCTGATCGTGAAGGATGCGTCCTCTCTGGCCAGGCTTAAGAACACCATCGATGCCCTCCGGCTTGAGGTTTCGGACAAGTCCTCCCTGGGCGCCAGCCCGGAAAGCGTCTGGAAAACCCAGGAGCTGAAAAACCTCCTGGATGTGGCCGGCATCATGGCATCAGCGGCCGGCCTCCGCACCGAGAGCCGGGGCGGCCACTACCGGGAGGACTTTCCCAAAAAGGACCCTGGTTGGGAGAGGGTGATAACCTGCACCTACAGGGCCGGCCGGGAGCCGGTTCTTGGCACCAAGAGTTTTAGCTAG
- a CDS encoding ABC transporter permease, with translation MDKLKTSQNIPLLLLLLALVVALSSLSDVFLTPVNLFSVGRQVSINGLLALGMTFVIIGGGIDLSVGAVVALVSAEIALLAKAGTPTVVIILAALLAGAAIGAISGLLVSKARITPFIATLATMSVCRGAVLIISEGTPITFDYNPVLSFIGNGLLGPVPFPLIVLALVAIVCHIISKNTKFGLHVYALGSSEEAARLSGINTKLVQGLTYVLSGLLCAVAALILTARVNSAQPTAGELFELDAIAAAVIGGTSMTGGIGTISGTILGVLILGVIGNGLNLLNVSSYWQYVIRGVIIVIAVGIDILRSRRAGG, from the coding sequence ATGGATAAGCTGAAAACATCGCAGAATATACCGCTGCTATTGCTCCTTTTAGCCTTGGTGGTAGCTTTAAGCAGCCTTTCCGACGTCTTCCTGACGCCGGTCAACCTGTTCAGCGTAGGAAGGCAGGTGTCCATCAACGGCCTTTTGGCCCTGGGCATGACCTTTGTGATCATCGGCGGCGGCATCGACCTTTCGGTAGGAGCAGTGGTAGCTCTAGTCTCAGCTGAAATTGCCTTGCTGGCCAAGGCGGGCACGCCTACGGTAGTGATTATCCTGGCTGCCCTTTTGGCAGGAGCAGCCATAGGGGCCATAAGCGGGCTTTTGGTGAGCAAAGCCAGGATCACCCCCTTCATTGCCACCCTGGCCACCATGAGCGTCTGCCGGGGCGCGGTGCTGATTATATCTGAAGGTACGCCCATAACCTTTGACTATAATCCGGTATTGAGCTTCATTGGCAACGGCCTGTTAGGCCCGGTGCCCTTTCCCTTGATTGTCCTAGCGTTGGTGGCCATCGTCTGCCATATCATCTCCAAGAACACCAAGTTCGGCCTCCACGTCTATGCCCTGGGAAGTTCTGAGGAGGCGGCCCGCCTTTCCGGCATCAATACCAAGCTGGTTCAGGGCCTGACCTACGTATTGTCCGGGTTGCTCTGCGCGGTGGCGGCCCTGATCCTTACCGCCCGGGTAAACTCAGCCCAGCCCACCGCCGGGGAGCTTTTCGAACTCGATGCCATCGCCGCGGCCGTAATCGGCGGCACCAGCATGACCGGCGGCATCGGCACCATCAGCGGCACCATTCTGGGCGTGTTGATCCTAGGGGTAATCGGCAACGGCCTAAACCTCCTAAACGTTTCTTCCTACTGGCAGTACGTGATCCGAGGGGTAATCATCGTCATCGCAGTTGGCATTGACATCTTGAGGTCCAGGCGGGCCGGCGGCTGA
- a CDS encoding sugar ABC transporter ATP-binding protein — MQSLVLEMQEISKAFPGTQALKNVSIDLYEGEVLALLGENGAGKSTLMKILYGAYQKDHGRVILRGKEVNFQSPHDALQAGIAMIPQEINLAPHLTATENIFLGEEVKGQVPGIVDWSAMRRKAKELLGSLGVSVDVNVPVGRLSTAIQQMVAIAKALYVKAQIIIMDEPTSSLTDSEIEHLFGVIRSLKQQGVSIIYISHRLHEIPKIADRVTVLKDGALVGTLPIEQCDEDKMVLMMVGRPLESKFPAVESPKGEEIFRVENLSRGKKFQNVNLGVRRGEILGIFGLVGAGRTEVARAIFGLDPKDSGRVFIEGKEVTIRDPMDAIAAGIGFVTEDRKKGLLLKQDVMNNIVIAAIPKMCRLGFIDLAQARNLAQEYREALRIKTPSLSQKIVNLSGGNQQKIALAKWFCTHSKVIIFDEPTRGIDVQAKFEVYEHMKRFVENGGAAIMISSELPEILGMSHRILVMHEGEVMGELPRSQATEENIMMLASGKRIAFKEAV, encoded by the coding sequence ATGCAATCCCTGGTACTGGAAATGCAAGAAATATCCAAGGCTTTTCCGGGCACCCAGGCTCTAAAGAATGTAAGCATCGACCTCTACGAAGGTGAGGTCCTGGCCTTACTGGGCGAAAACGGCGCCGGGAAATCCACCCTGATGAAGATTCTCTATGGCGCCTACCAGAAGGACCACGGTAGGGTGATCCTGAGGGGAAAAGAAGTTAACTTCCAGAGCCCTCATGATGCTTTGCAGGCCGGTATCGCCATGATACCTCAAGAAATTAATCTAGCGCCCCACCTGACGGCGACCGAGAACATTTTCCTGGGCGAGGAAGTCAAAGGTCAGGTGCCGGGCATAGTCGACTGGTCGGCCATGAGGCGCAAAGCCAAAGAGCTTCTGGGGAGCCTGGGAGTGAGCGTCGATGTCAATGTGCCGGTGGGCCGCTTGAGTACCGCCATCCAGCAGATGGTAGCTATTGCTAAAGCCTTGTACGTTAAAGCCCAGATCATAATCATGGACGAGCCTACATCATCGCTTACCGATAGCGAGATTGAGCATCTTTTTGGCGTCATCCGTTCGTTAAAGCAGCAAGGGGTAAGCATTATCTACATCTCCCACCGGCTGCACGAAATTCCCAAGATTGCTGACCGGGTAACGGTGCTTAAAGACGGGGCATTGGTTGGTACCCTGCCCATCGAGCAGTGCGATGAAGACAAAATGGTCCTGATGATGGTGGGCCGGCCCCTGGAATCCAAGTTTCCTGCGGTTGAAAGTCCCAAGGGGGAAGAGATCTTTAGAGTTGAGAATCTCAGCCGCGGGAAGAAATTCCAGAACGTTAACTTGGGCGTACGCCGGGGAGAGATCCTCGGGATATTCGGGCTGGTGGGAGCAGGGCGGACCGAGGTGGCCAGAGCCATCTTCGGCCTAGATCCCAAAGACAGCGGCCGGGTATTCATCGAGGGCAAAGAAGTAACCATCAGGGATCCCATGGACGCCATTGCTGCCGGGATCGGCTTTGTCACTGAAGATCGCAAGAAGGGGCTCCTGCTTAAGCAGGATGTAATGAACAACATCGTCATCGCCGCCATCCCCAAGATGTGCCGGCTGGGCTTTATTGACCTGGCGCAAGCCAGAAACCTGGCCCAGGAATACCGGGAGGCCTTGCGTATCAAAACTCCCTCTCTGAGCCAAAAGATCGTAAACCTTAGCGGCGGCAACCAGCAGAAGATTGCCCTGGCCAAGTGGTTCTGCACCCATTCCAAGGTCATTATTTTCGACGAACCTACTCGAGGCATCGATGTTCAGGCCAAATTTGAAGTCTACGAGCACATGAAGCGGTTTGTGGAAAATGGCGGAGCCGCCATCATGATCTCCTCCGAGCTGCCGGAGATCCTGGGCATGAGCCACCGCATCCTGGTTATGCACGAGGGGGAGGTAATGGGAGAGCTTCCTCGCTCCCAGGCTACGGAAGAAAACATCATGATGCTGGCTTCCGGAAAGCGCATTGCCTTCAAGGAGGCGGTCTGA